In Gimesia panareensis, the genomic window CATCGCCAGTGTTTTGGTACCACTGGTTCCAATATCCACACCCAGAAAAACAGCCATCGCTCGGTTCCTTCTCTCTCGGTCAGTTTATCTATTGCAGTCTAACGGTCACCTGCTGACAGGCACAGCGTACGATCTCTACTCGGGGCAGACACAGCCGACGGGATGGACTTCTGCCAGCTCCCGAATCCAGATATTCCGGAATTTGACCGGATTCTTGTGAAACTGCAACTCAATGGGAAGCTTGTCTTCATGAGCCGTATAGAAGGGAGGCTGATGATAGAACGTGCCCCCCTGCAGTTCGGTATGATTCTGCACGACGACCCCGTTCTGAATGACGGTCAGATAAGCCGGCTTGACCAGCTGGCCGTATACATTGAAGCGGGGGGCGTTGAAAATGATATCGTAGCTCTGCCATTCTCCCGGTTTGCGGCAGGCATTTACCAGTGGTGGGTACTGCTTGTAGATCGCTGCGGCCTGTCCGTCGAAGTAGGTTTTATTGTCGTAGGAATCGAGAATCTGAACCTCGTATTTCCCCATCAGGAAGACGCCACTGTTGCCGCGTCCCTGTCCGTTCCCCTCAACCTTGGCCGGCGTGGCCCATTCGATGTGCAGCTGGCAGTCGCCGAACGACTGTTTGGTTTGAATGCTCTGTTTGTCAGTGATCACGTAGCCGTCTTTGACGATCCACTTGTCGCCCCCTTTCCACTGGTCCATGTTCTTGCCGTCGAAGAGCACGATCGCATCGGAGGGGGGCTGATGGGGAGCTGTTTTCACGACTTTGGGTTCTTCCCAGACCAGGCCGTTCTTATATTCTTCCACCAGGTTCGCGTAGGTGTGATACGCGGTTCCCAGAAAAGTCATGATTACCAGCACACGAAAAACACGTTTCATACCTGTCATGATTCACTCCTGTGATCTATTTCTATCAATCGATTTTAAATCGGAATCTGAGCCCGTCAGGCCCTGTATATCAGTTATTTACAGACATCTATAATCAGTAATCGAGGCTCGCGCCCCCTTCGGCTTCGATCGCCTGTCCTGTGATAAAGCTGGAATCTTCGGTCGCCAGGAACAGGGCCAGCTTGCCCATTTCTTCGATGGTTCCCATCCGTTTGAAGACCTGCAGCTCTGCCACCCGCTTAAGTGCGGTCTCGGGATCGGGCAGTGTGGCCGCCCAGTCATGCATCAGCGGTGTCTCAATATTACTGGGGAGAATTGCATTCACGCGGATGCCTGCCTCGCCCAATTCGATTGCCAGGGATTTGGTAAAACTGACCTGGGCGCCTTTGGTAGAACAGTAGGCAGTCGAATGATGCTGGCCCAGGACCGCGGTGATCGACGACATGTTGATGATCGTCCCTTTGGTTTTCCGCAGATGAGGCAACGCGTATTTGGCGCCTGCAAAGGTGCTGAGAAAGTTGACGCGCATCAGCTGTTCCATCTCTTCGATGCTGGTCTCTTCCAGAGACATCGCAGGGGGATGGACGCCGGCGTTATTGATGATGCAGTCCAGTCGGCCGTACTGTTCGACGACCAGTTCGATCGCCGAGCGAAGCTGTTCATGCTCGCCGACATCGCATTGCACGAACATCGCTTTGCCGGGGCCGGTTTCATTCAGTTCGCGAGCCAGTTCCTGCCCCGCCTGGAGCCCGCGGGACAGAATCGCCACGTGGCCTCCTTCTTCACAAAAGACACGGGAACAGCCTTCGCCGATCCCCTTGCTGCCACCGGTGACAATGACGACGCGATCTCGAAATCTCATTTTTCCCTCGCAGGATCTGTTGTGCAGGATCAAATCCGAAGTGCCCATCCGACACGCCGGTTTGATGTTTACGGTAACAACTACCGTGAGGGAATTCCAATCCAACGCTGCGGGGATTTGTCAGGCGTGGATTAATTAAATGAGTTTTAGTTTTAGAGGCGCGGTCAAGAAGGACGCTCATGCGGATTGTGCGGAGCCGAGCCGCAATATCTCCGGTAGTTCAGCGAGGTTCAGGTTGCCACCACTCAACACCGCCACAACTTTTTTGCCGGCGAATCGATCTTTGTGTTTCAGCACTGCAGCCAGCGCCGCAGCCCCGGCGCCTTCGGCGAGGTTGTGTGTCTCTTTGAGAATATGGTAAGCGGCCAGTCGCATTTCATCTTCTCCAACCAGCAGAAAATCATCGACGACGGACTGCATGATCTGCCGGGTCAGCTCTGCTCCCGCACGGGTCGCAACGCCTTCGGCCCAGGTCTGTGCGGTCTCGGTCGTCTGCGGGGAGCCTGCTTTCCAGGAGAGTTGATTCGCCGGAGCCTGCTCTGCCTGGACGGCGATGACTTCGGTTTTTGGGCTGAGATGTTTCGCCACGATGCCGGTACCACAGACACCACTGCCCATACCGACCGGCACGATGACGACATCCGGGTCAGGCAGTGATTCGAAGATTTCCAGTCCTTGCGTGCCGACGCCGGCGATCAGCTTCGGCTCATTGGCGGAGTGCACATAGCGTCGTTTGCCGTCGACCAGCTCGGTTTCCAGATAATGTTTGGCTTCATTGAAGTCTTCGCCCGCCTCGATGATTTCGGCTCCCAGCAGGCGAATGGCGCGGACTTTATCCGGGTTATTATTTCGGGGAACGACGATGGTACATTGGACCCCAAACCGGCGGGCCGCGAAGGCCAGCGACTGACCATGATTGCCGGTCGAACAACCCATGATACCCCCTGCACGTTCCTCTTCCGAAAGCGTGCTGACCAGGTTGATACCGCCACGGACTTTAAAAGCGCCGACCGGCTGATGGTTTTCGTGTTTCAGAAAAAAACGGGTCCCGGTCAACTCACACAATCCAGGCCATTCATAAAGAGGAGTGGGGGCTAACACCTGTCGCACACGGGGGAGGGCTTCCTGAATATCCTGAAACGTCGGAGCTTGCATCGTCTGAACCTGGTCTGAATCTGATTGTGGGAGTGAGCAACATTGGAATGACACGGTCGATCCTTTGAAGTTCGTGAGATCTCACGTGAATGTCAAGTTTTGCTGACCGGGTTTTCAGCAGCAAAGCCCAGAACCCTTGTTGCAGGTGCCCGAAGCGACTGATATGATACAGCATGGCCAGAGGGGAATTCCCTGTTTGTCCACTATGTACCTACCTGCCGGACGTCGTTTGTCAGGCTACCGTTAACTCGATTCGTTACGGACCGGTATCACCAAACCAGTTTCCCACGCGTTTGATGTGCCAGGTAAACCGGGCCCGCTTCCATCCCGGCACTTCTCTCGTGTTCCCAACTGAGGGCGAATTACCATGTTTCGAGTCTTGCGCTGTTTTCCAGGCATCACTCTGCTGGCATTGCTGACGCTCCCCGTTCAGGCGGATGCCGGCCCCCCCAAGGTCAGTTTCAATCGCGACATCCGGCCGATCCTGTCCCGGAACTGTTTCCACTGCCACGGTCCCGACGCCAAACATCGTGAAGCCGACCTGCGGCTCGATCTGGAAGCCGGTCTGAAATCCAGTTCCGAATCTGCGATCATCCATCCCGGCCAGCCGGAGCAAAGTCCGCTGTTCGAGCGAATCTCGAGCAAAGATGCGGATCTGGTGATGCCGCCTGCCGACTCAGGTAAAAAGCTGACGGCCGAAGAAATCAAACTGTTTCGACAATGGATCGTGGAAGGAGCAGAGTGGTCGCAACACTGGGCGTATGTCAAACCGCATGCCAACCCGGTTCCCCAGGTGAAAGACAAAAAGTGGCCTGTGAACTGGATCGACAATTTCGTTCTTGCCCGTTTGGAAGAACAGGGACTGCAACCCTCACCCGAGGCGGATAAAATCACTCTCTTCCGCCGTTTGAGTTTTGATCTGACAGGGCTCCCCCCCACGCGGGAAGAAGTTCAGGCCTTTGTGAATGATGCGAGCCCTGCTGCATATGAGAAACAGGTGGACCGGCTGCTGGCCTCTCCTCATTACGGCGAACGGATGGCGATGTACTGGCTGGACCTGGTCCGCTTTGCGGATACGGTCGGCTATCACGGCGACCAGGATCATCACATTTCCCCCTACCGGGATTATGTAATCGAAGCCTTCAATCGAAACCTGCCCTTCGATCAGTTTACCCGCGAGCAGCTGGCCGGCGATCTGCTGCCCAAGCCCACGCTCCAGCAGACCATCGCCACTGGCTACAACCGGGTCCTGCAGACCTCGCATGAAGGGGGCGTACAGCGCAAAGAGTATCTGGCGATTTACGCCGCCGATCGCATTCGTAACTTTTCGGGTGTCTGGATGGGAGCCACCATGGGCTGCTGCCAGTGCCACGATCACAAATACGATCCCTATACCGCGAAAGATTTTTACTCGATGGTCGCGTTCTTCGCGGATATCGATGAAGACCAGCACTTGAGACGGGGATCCGATCGCATTCCCACGATCCGCGAACCGGAAATCTTTCTGTATTCCGACGAGGAAAAACAGAAGATTGCCAAACTCGACGCCAGAATCAAAACAATCCAACAGAAGTTGAAAGCCATTTCCAGACCGGAGATTCAGAAACAGTCACCGGAGGAGAAAGAGCAGAAACTCAAGGAAATGGTCGAGTTGAACAAACAACTGGGTCCCCTCAAAAAAGAACGGGAGGCCATCGATCGCGGTGCAGTCAAAACCATGATCACGGTTTCGATCAAACCTCGCGAGATTCGCATTCTGCCTCGCGGGAACTGGCTGGACGAAAGCGGCCCGGTGGTACAACCCGCGATCCCGGAATTTATGGGAAAGATCAAAACGAATCACGATCGTCCCACGCGACTGGATCTGGCAAACTGGCTCTCTGCTGAAGAAGGGTACGGCCCCTTGATGGCCCGCGTGATGGCGAACCGGTTCTGGTACCTGTTCTTCGGACGTGGTATCGCGCCGGTGCTGGACGATTTCGGCGGACAGGGCGGGCCTCCCCATTATCCGGAACTGCTGGATCAGCTGGCGATCAAGTTTTTCCAGGATGAGTGGGACATGAAACAGCTGGTGAAGTTCATCGTCATGAGCCGCACCTATCGGCAGTCGTCGCTGGAAACGCCCGACCAACGCAAGGCAGATCCCTTCAATCAGCGACTCGATCGCCAGGCTCGGTTCCGCCTGCCAGCAGAAATGATCCGCGATAACGCACTGGCCGTCAGCGGTCTTTTGGTCACCGACATTGGTGGTCCCAGTGTGAAGCCTTATCAACCTGCCGGCTACTATCGGCATTTGAATTTTCCGAAACGAAAATACGTCTCCGACAAGGATCAACGACAATGGCGACGCGGGGTCTACATGCACTGGCAGCGGCAGTTCCTGCATCCGATGCTCAAAGCGTTCGATGCCCCCAGCCGCGAAGAATGTACGGCACAGCGTCCCCGTTCGAACACGCCGATCGCGGCGATGACGCTGCTCAATGACCCGACCTTCATTGAAGCCGCCCGCGTCTTTGCCGCACATGTCATCGAAAAGGGAGGCGCTTCGGACCGGGCCAGAATCAATTACGCCTTCTCCCAGGCCACCTCACGAGAGCCGGAGGCATACGAGGTGGAGGTCATCCAGGGTCTGCTCAATTCAAACCGGAGTGCCTTCGCTGCCCGGACCAAAGATGCGCAGGCCCTGACCCGCACGGGACTCGCTGCATCGCAGCCGGACCTGGAGGCTGTCGAACTGGCAGCCTGGACGGAAGTCACACGTGCCCTGCTCAACCTGAATGAAGTGGTGACGAGGAATTAAAAACATGCTCAACTGGAATCACCTGCAAACGCATTTGAACCGTCGCACCTTTCTGGCGAGTTCCGGAGTCGGTCTGGGATCGGCTGCACTGGGGTCGCTGCTCACCCGTGATGGCCTGGCCGCCACATCGAAAGCCGGTCCCTCTGCCCATGGGGGCCAGCCCGGTCTGCCGCATTTCGCGCCGAAGGCGAAGCGGGTGATCTTCCTCTGCATGGCGGGCGGTCCGACACACCTGGAGACGTTCGACTATAAACCCAAGCTGGCGGAAATGGATGGCAAACCGTTTCCCGAAAGCTACACCAAGGGTCAGCCGATCGCCCAGTTGCAGGGGAAAGAGCTGAAGTGCCAGGGACCGCTGACAAAATTCCGCAAGTACGGCGAGAACGGGCAGGAGATCAGTGACTTTCTGCCCTGGACCGCCAAGATCGCTGATGACATCTGCATCGTCCGCTCGATGGTCACCGAACAGATCAACCACGATCCCGCGCACACCTTTATGAATACCGGCACCGCCATCAGCGGTCGCCCTTCGATGGGTTCGTGGGTCACTTACGGACTGGGGAGCGAGACGGAAGAACTGCCCGGCTTTGTCGTCCTGACCAGTGTGGGGGGACGGAACCCGCAGCCGATCGCGTCCCGCCAGTGGGGCACGGGTTTCCTTCCGAGTCGTTACCAGGGAGTGCAGTTCAACTCGACCGGCGATCCGGTGAACTACCTCAAGAATCCCGCTGGGATCACGGATCCGCAACAGAAAGAGCTGATCGATGCCGTCCGCAAACTGGATCGCTTCCGCAACCAGCGGGTTTCCAATCCGGAGATCGATACCCGCATCGCCGCCTATGAAATGGCATTTCGGATGCAGACGTCCGTTCCGGAACTGATGGATCTGTCTGACGAATCGAAAGAGACGCTGGAAATGTATGGTGCCGAACCGGGTTCCGGTACCTACGCAACGAACTGCCTGCTGGCTCGGCGGCTGGCGGAGCGCGGATCCCGCTTTATTCATCTGTACCACCGCGGCTGGGACCATCACGGGGGGCTGGTCCGTTATATGAATACCTGCTGTGGGCTGACCGACAAACCGACCTGGGCTCTGATCAATGACCTCAAACAGCGGGGAATGCTGGATGAAACCCTCGTGATCTGGGGAGGGGAATTCGGCAGAACACCGATGTTTCAGGGTAAAGGAGGTGCCGGCCGGGACCACCATATTAAGGGTTTTTCCATGTGGATGGCCGGAGGAGGCATAAAAGGTGGAATTTCTTATGGTCAAACTGACGAACTGGGCTATAATTCAGTAGAGAACATTGTACACGTGCGAGATTTGCATGCAACAATGCTACATCTGTTGGGAATTGACCATCAACGATTCAGTGTTGAGTTCCAGGGTCTGGATACCAGGCTCACAGGTGTCGAAGAAGCACGCGTCATTCAAGAAGTACTGACGTAGCAAGGCACTACTATAGTCCCTGAGGCGCCCCGCTGGTTTCGATCAGCGGGGCGTCTTTATTTTTACAGGGGTCAGATTCGAACAATCAGACCTTCAGATCTTCTACGGTCTGTCCCAAATCCGTCTGGTACCGTTGCCGCACGGGATCGACAATTTCCGCCACGAAGGCATCGACCTGTTCGGGTGCCCGACCGATGTATTTGCGGGCATCCAGGGCACTCGCCAGATCACAGCCGGCAAAGGCGGGATCTTTCTGCAGGCGTTCGATGAGATCATTTTTGCCGCCGTGCACTTTCACCTCGGCTCCCGCGTTCTGACTGTGAACGCGAATCCGTTCGTGCAGATCCTGACGATCGCCGCCCGCTTCCACGCCGGCCATCAGAAATTCTTCTGTTGCCATGAAGGGAAGTTCTTCATTGAGGTGTTTCTCAATCACCTTCGGATAGACGACCATACCATCCACGATGTTGCGATACAGAATCAGCACGGCATCGATGGCCAGGAAGGATTGAGGTAGTGAGAGTCTACGGTTGGCACTGTCATCCAGTGTGCGCTCCATCCATTGAGTGGCTGCAGTATCTTCCGCATTGGCAGTCAGGCTGATGGCGAAGCGGGCCAGCGAACACATCCGTTCGGAACGCATCGGATTGCGTTTGTAAGCCATCGCAGACGAGCCGATTTGATGTTTTTCAAACGGCTCTTCCAGTTCTTTCCGGTTCTGCAGAATTCGAACATCGTTCCCGGCCTTGTGGGCCGACTGTCCGATGCCGCTCAGAGCAGAGAGCACCTGGGCGTCGACTTTTCGCGAATAGGTCTGACCGGTCACAGCATAGCGGTCTTTGAAACCCATCTTTTCAGTCACACGACGATCCAGCTCGTCGACTTTGGCGTGATCACCTTTGAACAACTGCAGGAACGTGGCCTGGGTGCCGGTGGTACCTTTGACGCCCCGGAAGCGGAGTTTTTCGATTCGATGTTCGATCTCTTCCAGATCAAGAATCAGATCGTAACACCAGAGCGTCGCCCGTTTACCAACTGTGGTTGGCTGTGCCGGCTGGAGGTGGGTGAATCCCAGGCAGGGAAGATCCCGATACTCGGCGGCAAACTTTGCCAGCTGATCGATGACGGCCACAAGCCGCTTGCGTGTCTGTTCCAGACTTTCGCGGATCATGATCAGTTCGCTGTTGTCGGTGACAAAGCAACTGGTAGCGCCCAGGTGAATAATCGAGAGTGCATCCGGGCAGCGTTCCCCATACGTGTGTACGTGTGCCATCACATCGTGTCGGCGTTTTTTTTCTTCTTTGGCTGCGAATTCAAAATCGATATCATCAACGGCTGCCCGGAGTGACTCAACCTGCTCCGCTGTGACGGGCAATCCCATTTCGTGTTGTGATTCGGCCAGGGCCACCCACAACCGCCGCCAGGTGGAATGCTTCTTCTGAGCCGACCAGATCTGGCTCATTTCCTGAGAGGCGTAACGACTGATTAACGGGTTTTCGTAGGTAAGGTGACTCAATTTCTCTTCTTTCTTCAGCAGTGTGAACCGGCTTCAGTAATCTGTACCAGTGATCCACTCAGTTTCTGTTAGCACCAGCAGGCTTAATCAGCTTAAGCCGCTTCCATAGGAACGACTTTGACGTTCTCGGCAACATGGACTCCCATGGAGAGCGTCTGTCCGTTCCACTCCGAGACAACGATACCTGCCTCGCTATTTTTCTCTTTGACCACTCCCTGCGATCCCAGCTGTAAACCGGAGCGGGAGAGAAAACGTAAAAACTCGGTTTCCTGATCGGTAACCTGGACAATCTTCACGTGTGTACCAGGAGGACACGCCGCCAGGGTCGTGAGGTTCGGGTAGGCCCGTCGCATGCGTCCGTCAATCGACGGGATGGGATCGCCGTGCGGATCGGTTTCCGGAAAACCGAGATGTTCATCGATCTTATCGACGAGAAAATCGCTGACCGCGTGCTCCATGTTTTCCGCTTCCGCATGGATCTGATCCCAGGTCAGATCCAGTGTCTGAAACAGGAACAGTTCGATCAGGCGATGTCGTCTGAGAACACGAATCGCGGTATGCTTGCCCTCTTCCGTCAGGCTCGCCCCTTCATAGGGACGGTATTCAACCAGCTTGGACTGCTTGAGTGTTTTCAGCATGCTGGTGACCGTTCCCGGGGCGACATCCATATAACGGGCCAGTTCCCCGGTGCTGATCCAGTCCGAACCGGACTGAAGACTGATCTGCAGGATCGCTTTCAGGTAATTCTCGACTGTTAAACTAGTTACGTTCATCAACAGACAGGTCCCATCAAACCAGCAAGCCCCTGGAAAAGAGCGTGAATGAGCACAAAGTCCGAAACCAGGAGCCAGGGATCTGAATTTCGTTTTTCTCAGAAGTTTATCGTAGCAATATCAGATTTGACTTGGAATCAATAGCAGTCACGAAATTGTCGGCATTTTGAGATCGTACAGTCTGCAGCCGAACTCTTTGAACTGAATCAAGTTACTGACACATCAACACTTACTTGAATTTGAACGGGAGCAACTGTTTAGCGGTATTTCCGTGAAATCAGAGATTTGAGTAATGCCTGATGTTAGTTTATGCCGATTTTAATGATTGTACGGATTTCTCGATTCATTTCTGACCCGTGTCGTCTGACTCTCAAATTGACAGTAAGGATCGCCGGATGGACCGCTGGCAAAAGGTTTGTATCGCAGCGCTAGTGCTCGCTCTGATTTCAGGAGCCAGCAATCTCGCCTGTGCGCAGACTGTATTTCGCAATCTGGAATTAACAGAGTCCCCCGCACAGCAGAAAGCCGTCATCGGGCTGTTAGGTGAATTCAACTACTGTGCCGCCTACGAAGTGGTCGGGCCTCACCTGAGCCTGAACTCGGTCATCGCCGGTGCCGGTGGGATGACACCGCAGGCATCCGGCCTGATTCGCATCGTGCGAGGAGGTCGCCTCAGCCAGGAAGTATTCTATTCGCCCGAGACGGATTTACCCCTGATGCCTGGCGATGTGCTGATTGCGGTGAAGTCTTCGGCGAATTTAATCAATGCCAATGGCACCTCTGCCACTGCCCCGTCGGCTGCTTCTGCCAATCTGGTTCAGATTGCCATTTTGAATTTACGGGACTACCCGGTTGTGTTTGGTGTGCCTGCTGAAATCGCCGATCTGGCCAGCATTCTGCGTTGTCTGCGACAGCCGGTCGAACAGTATGCCGAGATGGCTGAGACAATCAAAATTATCCCTCCCGACCGACGCCGTTCGCAGGCACAATTCAAAACCAGAAAACTGACCACCCGTTTTGAATCGGGTACGGTCATCGTGTTGAGCGCACCGCAAAAGATGAATCTCTCACTGGTGCCGCATTCACTGCCGGGACCACGTGCATTAAACCAGTCTGCCTCCCCTGAATCTCGTTTCCATCGGCAGGTCTCTGCACCTTCTTCCTTTTCGGCAAACGATTCCCGTTTCCGTAATGCGACCCCGGTGAAGCAGGAAGCATCGATTCCTCCCCGGCAGGTCACTCATCCAGAACGGGAGACGGACACGGCTGAAGAGACTGAAGAAAAACCGAAACAGAAGTCTCTGCAGCTGAACGGTCCGCTGTTACAGCAGACCTCAGCGACATTAGCGGCCATTCCGAACCCCCTGGGTTCAGAACCCGCGGAAGAACATTCGCATGCTGACAAGCATGCCACATCGGAAGATCATCAGGCCTTTGCAGCTTCTTCAGTCCCGGAAATGGAACTGGGAGAAGCTCCTGCCGCCCCGAAGGATGATGTGAAGACTCTGACTGATGACGAACTGCCCAAAACCGAATACAACTACGAAGACGAGGAAGCCGGCTTCTGGCCACCGGGAACCGGATTGCTCCTGCTGGCAGCAGTGGCATTCGTCCTCTGGAGATATGTGCGTAAAAAACCGATCCTGTTCTCAGGCAAAGCTCAGCAGTCTGACCGCGATCTGGAGACACCGGCACAACACAAGGTTTCCTCTGAGCAGGCAGCCATCATCACCAGATGGGAGGAACTCCCTCCGCTGCCGGAGAAATCACTCCTGGAGCAGATTCTGGAAAAACAGATCCCGGTGATTGATGAAACTCCTCAGATTCCGACACAGACTTTTATCTACGGTCGTCATCAGAGCAGGAAAGGGCGTGTGGACCAGGCAGAAACGCTGAAAGGTCCCCATTTTCTGAAACAGAAAGAGCCGGATTCCAAAGTGGCAGCAGGTCATGATGCTGCAACGCCTGTCGTTCCGGAGCCTGTACGCAAACCCGAGGACAAAAAACTGAAGGCCCCGACATTCCGTTTTGATCGCTCGCATCCCGGGAACTCGAACAAGACCGACTCACCTGCAGCGGCTCCCAAACCTCACGCGGGCGCTGCGGGGAAGACCACAGCTGGCTCTGATCAGAAAACGGAACAGGGGGGCATCCTCGATCGGGTACTCCAGGCAGTGCAGGGAGTGATGCCCAGATGAGTAGTGCATTACTGATCGGTTCGACCTGTCTGAGAACGTTACAGAATAACGAGCAGTTTAAACTGACGCGGCGTTCCATCGAAACGGCTTACGCTGTCATGGACGATACCAACGAGAACCGCCAGTTGCTGCAACGGATCTCCGTGCCATTCCTGTTCTCGGAAGACACTTTGATCATTCCCGGCGAACACGCAGGACAGCTATCACGATTTTCCAACCTGGAACTGCTGCCTCTGTTTGCGCAGGGGGAACTCGTATTGAATGATCCTGTTCATCGGCAGTTGCTTTCCACATTGATCCAGTCGGTACTGCCTCGATCCAGAACGACCGGGGAATACTGTGCCTTTATCACGCCAGGTACGACTCCCGCGTCTGCATCATCCAGGCTGGTGTCCCAACTGGTTGCCCTGCAGGGTTATAAACCCTTTGCAACCACCATTACTCTGGCAGCCGGACTTTCTTCACTGCCGTCAGACTCACGCTTCTCAGGGTACGTCGTGTACCTGGGTCATTCGCACTCTGAAATCGGCCTGATTCACCAGAGCCGTGTGGTCGCACGACAGATGACGCCTTACGGCAGCGAATGGATGGACGAGCAACTGGCTCATGCCTGCAAACTGTTTGTCAAAGATGCGGAAGGAGAATCGATTCCGGATCTGGCAGGAGCCCGTGAGAAACGTCTTGGTCCGGAAGTCAATCTCAGCCCGTACCTTTCCAGTCCCTCTATGATCTCGGGCTGGTATGACAGCCTGCTCGACAGTCTGCTGGATCAGTTTGCCTCTCAGCTGGAATCCCTGCAGGCTTACACGTCTACGCTGGCGACCCTGCCGGTGATTTACCTGGGAGAACTCGCGACCGTCACCGGCGTGGGAGAATTACTGGCACAGCATTTGAGCAGCCGTGAGATTCTGTTTGATCCTCAACAGGTCACCTGTATCCCGGATGCTGCTGACGCCATTATCCGGGGTAGTCTGGTAATTGCCGCCATGGAAGAGGAATCCTCTGTCCGAGCTGCTTGAGCGAGCATAAAGCTAGGGGCGACTCTGCTGGATCAGGC contains:
- a CDS encoding PSD1 and planctomycete cytochrome C domain-containing protein; this translates as MFRVLRCFPGITLLALLTLPVQADAGPPKVSFNRDIRPILSRNCFHCHGPDAKHREADLRLDLEAGLKSSSESAIIHPGQPEQSPLFERISSKDADLVMPPADSGKKLTAEEIKLFRQWIVEGAEWSQHWAYVKPHANPVPQVKDKKWPVNWIDNFVLARLEEQGLQPSPEADKITLFRRLSFDLTGLPPTREEVQAFVNDASPAAYEKQVDRLLASPHYGERMAMYWLDLVRFADTVGYHGDQDHHISPYRDYVIEAFNRNLPFDQFTREQLAGDLLPKPTLQQTIATGYNRVLQTSHEGGVQRKEYLAIYAADRIRNFSGVWMGATMGCCQCHDHKYDPYTAKDFYSMVAFFADIDEDQHLRRGSDRIPTIREPEIFLYSDEEKQKIAKLDARIKTIQQKLKAISRPEIQKQSPEEKEQKLKEMVELNKQLGPLKKEREAIDRGAVKTMITVSIKPREIRILPRGNWLDESGPVVQPAIPEFMGKIKTNHDRPTRLDLANWLSAEEGYGPLMARVMANRFWYLFFGRGIAPVLDDFGGQGGPPHYPELLDQLAIKFFQDEWDMKQLVKFIVMSRTYRQSSLETPDQRKADPFNQRLDRQARFRLPAEMIRDNALAVSGLLVTDIGGPSVKPYQPAGYYRHLNFPKRKYVSDKDQRQWRRGVYMHWQRQFLHPMLKAFDAPSREECTAQRPRSNTPIAAMTLLNDPTFIEAARVFAAHVIEKGGASDRARINYAFSQATSREPEAYEVEVIQGLLNSNRSAFAARTKDAQALTRTGLAASQPDLEAVELAAWTEVTRALLNLNEVVTRN
- a CDS encoding 3-keto-disaccharide hydrolase, producing MKRVFRVLVIMTFLGTAYHTYANLVEEYKNGLVWEEPKVVKTAPHQPPSDAIVLFDGKNMDQWKGGDKWIVKDGYVITDKQSIQTKQSFGDCQLHIEWATPAKVEGNGQGRGNSGVFLMGKYEVQILDSYDNKTYFDGQAAAIYKQYPPLVNACRKPGEWQSYDIIFNAPRFNVYGQLVKPAYLTVIQNGVVVQNHTELQGGTFYHQPPFYTAHEDKLPIELQFHKNPVKFRNIWIRELAEVHPVGCVCPE
- a CDS encoding DUF1501 domain-containing protein, producing the protein MLNWNHLQTHLNRRTFLASSGVGLGSAALGSLLTRDGLAATSKAGPSAHGGQPGLPHFAPKAKRVIFLCMAGGPTHLETFDYKPKLAEMDGKPFPESYTKGQPIAQLQGKELKCQGPLTKFRKYGENGQEISDFLPWTAKIADDICIVRSMVTEQINHDPAHTFMNTGTAISGRPSMGSWVTYGLGSETEELPGFVVLTSVGGRNPQPIASRQWGTGFLPSRYQGVQFNSTGDPVNYLKNPAGITDPQQKELIDAVRKLDRFRNQRVSNPEIDTRIAAYEMAFRMQTSVPELMDLSDESKETLEMYGAEPGSGTYATNCLLARRLAERGSRFIHLYHRGWDHHGGLVRYMNTCCGLTDKPTWALINDLKQRGMLDETLVIWGGEFGRTPMFQGKGGAGRDHHIKGFSMWMAGGGIKGGISYGQTDELGYNSVENIVHVRDLHATMLHLLGIDHQRFSVEFQGLDTRLTGVEEARVIQEVLT
- a CDS encoding metal-dependent transcriptional regulator → MNVTSLTVENYLKAILQISLQSGSDWISTGELARYMDVAPGTVTSMLKTLKQSKLVEYRPYEGASLTEEGKHTAIRVLRRHRLIELFLFQTLDLTWDQIHAEAENMEHAVSDFLVDKIDEHLGFPETDPHGDPIPSIDGRMRRAYPNLTTLAACPPGTHVKIVQVTDQETEFLRFLSRSGLQLGSQGVVKEKNSEAGIVVSEWNGQTLSMGVHVAENVKVVPMEAA
- a CDS encoding threonine ammonia-lyase — protein: MQAPTFQDIQEALPRVRQVLAPTPLYEWPGLCELTGTRFFLKHENHQPVGAFKVRGGINLVSTLSEEERAGGIMGCSTGNHGQSLAFAARRFGVQCTIVVPRNNNPDKVRAIRLLGAEIIEAGEDFNEAKHYLETELVDGKRRYVHSANEPKLIAGVGTQGLEIFESLPDPDVVIVPVGMGSGVCGTGIVAKHLSPKTEVIAVQAEQAPANQLSWKAGSPQTTETAQTWAEGVATRAGAELTRQIMQSVVDDFLLVGEDEMRLAAYHILKETHNLAEGAGAAALAAVLKHKDRFAGKKVVAVLSGGNLNLAELPEILRLGSAQSA
- a CDS encoding glucose 1-dehydrogenase, with translation MRFRDRVVIVTGGSKGIGEGCSRVFCEEGGHVAILSRGLQAGQELARELNETGPGKAMFVQCDVGEHEQLRSAIELVVEQYGRLDCIINNAGVHPPAMSLEETSIEEMEQLMRVNFLSTFAGAKYALPHLRKTKGTIINMSSITAVLGQHHSTAYCSTKGAQVSFTKSLAIELGEAGIRVNAILPSNIETPLMHDWAATLPDPETALKRVAELQVFKRMGTIEEMGKLALFLATEDSSFITGQAIEAEGGASLDY
- the purB gene encoding adenylosuccinate lyase, whose amino-acid sequence is MSHLTYENPLISRYASQEMSQIWSAQKKHSTWRRLWVALAESQHEMGLPVTAEQVESLRAAVDDIDFEFAAKEEKKRRHDVMAHVHTYGERCPDALSIIHLGATSCFVTDNSELIMIRESLEQTRKRLVAVIDQLAKFAAEYRDLPCLGFTHLQPAQPTTVGKRATLWCYDLILDLEEIEHRIEKLRFRGVKGTTGTQATFLQLFKGDHAKVDELDRRVTEKMGFKDRYAVTGQTYSRKVDAQVLSALSGIGQSAHKAGNDVRILQNRKELEEPFEKHQIGSSAMAYKRNPMRSERMCSLARFAISLTANAEDTAATQWMERTLDDSANRRLSLPQSFLAIDAVLILYRNIVDGMVVYPKVIEKHLNEELPFMATEEFLMAGVEAGGDRQDLHERIRVHSQNAGAEVKVHGGKNDLIERLQKDPAFAGCDLASALDARKYIGRAPEQVDAFVAEIVDPVRQRYQTDLGQTVEDLKV